In Deltaproteobacteria bacterium, the following are encoded in one genomic region:
- the metW gene encoding methionine biosynthesis protein MetW has translation MSSEDIRLDHRIIYSIIEHNSRVLDLGCGEGDLLYPLVRDKQVRAQGIELNAKAIQECVKKGLSVFHDDIEHSLREYPDHSFDYVILNQSMQEVRKVDCVIQEALRIGSKVIVGFPNFAYIKSRIMLFFQGRSPITESLPYLWFDTPNVRFLSITDFRAFCAEKNILIEEAHYLGEKEIVRFWPNLLALNAIFVLMKGKN, from the coding sequence ATGTCATCTGAAGATATTCGTCTGGATCACCGTATCATATATTCGATCATTGAGCATAACTCCCGGGTTCTTGACCTGGGATGCGGCGAAGGCGATCTCCTGTATCCCCTCGTCCGGGATAAACAGGTCCGGGCCCAGGGTATAGAACTGAATGCTAAGGCCATTCAGGAGTGTGTCAAGAAGGGCTTAAGTGTTTTTCACGATGACATTGAGCACAGCTTGCGGGAATATCCGGATCATTCCTTCGATTACGTGATTCTGAACCAGAGCATGCAGGAAGTAAGAAAAGTGGATTGTGTCATCCAGGAGGCCCTGCGCATCGGCAGCAAGGTCATTGTCGGATTTCCCAACTTCGCCTATATCAAATCGAGGATCATGCTGTTTTTTCAGGGCAGGTCACCTATTACGGAATCATTGCCGTATCTATGGTTTGATACGCCCAACGTGCGTTTTTTAAGCATTACGGATTTCAGAGCTTTTTGTGCGGAGAAAAACATCCTGATAGAGGAAGCCCATTATCTTGGAGAAAAAGAAATTGTACGTTTCTGGCCGAATCTATTGGCCTTGAATGCTATCTTTGTTTTAATGAAAGGGAAGAATTAA